One Actinomyces respiraculi DNA window includes the following coding sequences:
- a CDS encoding rhamnulokinase, which yields MTAPLHVAAVDLGASSGRVMVGTLDAGRITLTETRRFANGVIPLPTMQGERLYWDVLHLWNEVREGLLASVRDVGPLSAIGVDTWAVDYGLVRDSGVLAGQVAAYRSERTKGVPAELFARIPAKDVYAVNGLQVQDFNTVFQLIAEARDGALPPGATDRRMLLLPDLLCSWLTGRQVAEVTNASTTGLVDARTRTWSQPLIARLRQEMGVDVCGILPDLVEPGTLIGTVRPEVLDLFGPDGRPTPVIAVGSHDTASAVAAVPAEGRDFAYVSCGTWSLVGLELDAPVLTEASRAANFTNELGVDGTVRYLKNVMGLWVLNEAVRTWRQQGLEVSWAQIDAEAAAAEPLRTVVDINDDAFYAPGDMAARIDAWARATGQPLPGGIGQYVRCVNESLALAYRRAVREASALSGHEVRVLHMVGGGTANSLLCQMAADATGLTVLAGPKEGTALGNMVVAARGAGLIEGDLSELRSLVRASSEITTYTPAPCSAAAWDAAEQRILS from the coding sequence ATGACCGCCCCCCTCCACGTCGCCGCCGTCGACCTCGGCGCGTCCTCCGGACGGGTCATGGTCGGCACTCTCGACGCCGGCAGGATCACCCTGACCGAGACGCGACGCTTCGCCAACGGCGTCATCCCCCTGCCCACCATGCAGGGCGAGCGCCTGTACTGGGACGTGCTGCACCTGTGGAACGAGGTCCGTGAGGGGCTGCTCGCCTCCGTGCGCGACGTCGGCCCCCTGTCCGCCATCGGGGTGGACACCTGGGCGGTCGACTACGGCCTGGTGCGCGACTCTGGCGTGCTCGCCGGGCAGGTGGCCGCCTACCGATCCGAGCGCACCAAGGGCGTGCCCGCCGAGCTCTTCGCGCGCATCCCCGCTAAGGACGTGTACGCCGTCAACGGACTGCAGGTACAGGACTTCAACACGGTCTTCCAGCTCATCGCCGAGGCGCGCGACGGCGCTCTGCCGCCCGGCGCCACCGACCGGCGCATGCTCCTCCTGCCCGACCTGCTGTGCTCCTGGCTCACGGGACGCCAGGTCGCCGAGGTCACCAACGCCTCGACCACCGGCCTGGTGGACGCGCGCACCCGCACCTGGTCCCAGCCCCTCATCGCCCGCCTGCGTCAGGAGATGGGGGTGGACGTCTGCGGCATCCTGCCCGACCTCGTCGAGCCGGGCACACTCATCGGCACGGTCCGCCCGGAAGTGCTGGACCTCTTCGGTCCGGACGGTCGGCCGACGCCGGTCATCGCCGTCGGCAGCCACGACACGGCCTCCGCCGTGGCGGCCGTGCCCGCCGAGGGCCGCGACTTCGCCTACGTCTCCTGCGGGACCTGGTCCCTGGTGGGCCTGGAGCTGGACGCCCCGGTGCTCACCGAGGCCTCGCGCGCGGCCAATTTCACCAACGAGCTCGGTGTGGACGGCACGGTCCGCTACCTCAAGAACGTCATGGGCCTGTGGGTCCTCAACGAGGCCGTGCGTACCTGGAGGCAGCAGGGCCTGGAGGTGTCCTGGGCCCAGATCGACGCCGAGGCCGCTGCCGCCGAGCCGCTGCGCACAGTGGTGGACATTAACGACGACGCCTTCTACGCGCCCGGGGACATGGCGGCGCGGATCGACGCCTGGGCGCGCGCCACCGGCCAGCCGCTGCCAGGCGGCATCGGACAGTACGTGCGCTGCGTCAACGAGTCCCTGGCGCTGGCCTACCGCCGGGCGGTGCGCGAGGCCTCGGCGCTGTCGGGGCACGAGGTGCGGGTCCTGCACATGGTGGGCGGGGGCACCGCCAACTCGCTGCTGTGCCAGATGGCGGCGGACGCGACCGGCCTGACGGTCCTCGCGGGCCCAAAGGAGGGCACGGCCCTGGGCAATATGGTCGTTGCCGCCCGTGGCGCGGGGCTCATCGAGGGCGACCTGTCCGAGCTGCGCAGCCTCGTGCGTGCCTCCAGCGAGATCACCACCTACACGCCCGCCCCGTGCTCGGCCGCCGCCTGGGACGCCGCCGAGCAGCGGATCCTCAGTTGA
- a CDS encoding class II aldolase/adducin family protein gives MSTDLSLDEVLTQMGAAGRRLDHMGAVEAGAGNISVSIAKGAEELGLAGRFPQAHPGTELPLPAPALAGRTVLVTGSGCRLRDVAQSPEANVSAFVVDEGGLTGTWYTHPAKAYARPTSEFNSHLAVHNDQVAMRGVDFQAVIHAQPPYLVQLSHIKELRSTTAFNRRILRWEPETIVQLPQGIEVLDFMVPGGQELMENNVRALRDHVIVLWSKHGIMVRSDVSPLAAVDKAEYAETGAMYEVRNIQSGGLGEGVTDDELRAVITAFGVETDLV, from the coding sequence ATGAGCACTGACCTGAGCCTCGACGAGGTCCTCACCCAGATGGGCGCTGCCGGGCGCCGCCTCGACCACATGGGCGCCGTGGAGGCCGGCGCTGGCAACATCTCCGTGTCGATCGCCAAGGGCGCTGAGGAGCTGGGGCTGGCCGGACGCTTCCCGCAGGCCCACCCGGGTACCGAGCTGCCACTGCCCGCCCCGGCCCTGGCGGGCCGGACGGTCCTCGTCACCGGCTCGGGCTGCCGCCTGCGCGACGTGGCGCAGTCGCCCGAGGCGAACGTGTCCGCCTTCGTCGTCGACGAGGGGGGACTGACGGGCACGTGGTACACGCACCCGGCCAAGGCCTACGCGCGACCCACGAGCGAGTTCAACTCGCACCTGGCCGTCCACAACGACCAGGTCGCCATGCGCGGCGTCGACTTCCAGGCCGTCATCCACGCGCAGCCGCCCTACCTCGTCCAGCTGAGCCACATCAAGGAGCTCCGCTCGACCACCGCGTTCAACCGCCGGATCCTGCGGTGGGAGCCGGAGACGATCGTTCAGCTGCCCCAGGGCATCGAGGTCCTCGACTTCATGGTGCCCGGTGGCCAGGAGCTCATGGAGAACAATGTGCGGGCGCTGCGCGACCACGTCATCGTCCTGTGGTCCAAGCACGGGATCATGGTGCGCTCTGACGTCTCGCCGCTGGCGGCGGTGGACAAGGCGGAGTACGCGGAGACGGGCGCCATGTACGAGGTGCGCAACATCCAGTCGGGGGGCCTGGGTGAGGGTGTGACCGACGACGAGCTGCGCGCCGTCATCACGGCCTTCGGAGTGGAGACGGACCTCGTCTGA
- a CDS encoding zeta toxin family protein yields the protein MDEATKRRAWNRACARLFGGCSPSSSQVLLSVGAQPGAGKTRAIGAALREFYPGESLVEVIGDDLRQFHPDYPVLSRSSDA from the coding sequence ATGGACGAGGCGACCAAGCGGAGGGCGTGGAACCGAGCATGCGCCCGGCTGTTCGGTGGGTGCTCTCCGTCGTCGTCGCAGGTGCTGCTGTCGGTGGGGGCTCAGCCGGGTGCCGGGAAGACGCGCGCGATTGGTGCGGCGCTACGCGAGTTCTACCCTGGCGAGAGCCTCGTCGAAGTCATCGGCGATGACCTGCGGCAGTTCCACCCCGACTACCCGGTGCTCTCGCGCTCCTCGGACGCATGA
- a CDS encoding glycoside hydrolase family 1 protein, translating to MTNSTRVLSNTTATDPLGTADVPVTFPEDFLWGTATASHQVEGGNVGNDVWLYEHVTPTMYKESSADACDHYHRYREDIALLASLGLNAYRFSLEWSRIEPAEGEFSAVAIEHYRDMLRACHEHGLTPLVTYHHFTSPQWLIAKGGWESDETPALFARFARRVTQELGDLFETACTMNEPNLAILLGELGLAEKDPADRVKNPTWVGAGRALGIPAEQVAGFQLSATEKSFEVKCAAHKAAVAAIKAVKPTMRVGWTLANSDFHAAPGGEERVARLIEENNLRYLRVSEGDDFVGIQTYNRTLLGPDGPAPAPEGSLLNPQGEEIWPWAIGAVIRQAWDTVKVPIIVTENGLNTADDAQRVDFLRTAIAEVGKCVSDGIPVGGYMCWSAMDNFEWIFGYGPKFGIIAVDRVTQERTLKESARVLGEIARSNGAVLA from the coding sequence ATGACCAACTCCACCCGGGTGCTGTCCAACACCACCGCCACCGACCCGCTCGGCACCGCCGACGTCCCCGTCACCTTCCCCGAGGACTTCCTGTGGGGCACGGCCACCGCCTCCCACCAGGTTGAGGGCGGCAACGTGGGCAACGACGTCTGGCTCTACGAGCACGTGACGCCCACGATGTACAAGGAGTCCTCCGCGGACGCCTGCGACCACTACCACCGCTACCGCGAGGACATTGCCCTGCTCGCCTCGCTGGGCCTCAACGCCTACCGCTTCTCCCTGGAGTGGAGCCGCATTGAGCCCGCCGAGGGCGAGTTCTCCGCCGTCGCCATCGAGCACTACCGCGACATGCTGCGCGCCTGCCACGAGCACGGCCTGACCCCGCTCGTCACCTACCACCACTTCACCTCGCCGCAGTGGCTCATCGCCAAGGGCGGCTGGGAGTCCGACGAGACCCCCGCCCTCTTCGCCCGTTTCGCACGCCGGGTCACCCAGGAGCTGGGCGATCTCTTCGAGACCGCCTGCACGATGAACGAGCCCAACCTCGCCATCCTCCTGGGCGAGCTCGGCCTGGCCGAGAAGGACCCCGCCGACCGCGTCAAGAATCCCACGTGGGTCGGCGCCGGCCGCGCGCTCGGCATTCCCGCCGAGCAGGTCGCAGGCTTCCAGCTGAGCGCCACCGAGAAGTCCTTCGAGGTCAAGTGCGCCGCCCACAAGGCAGCCGTTGCCGCCATCAAGGCTGTCAAGCCGACGATGCGCGTGGGCTGGACCCTGGCCAACTCCGACTTCCACGCCGCTCCCGGCGGCGAGGAGCGCGTGGCGAGGCTGATCGAGGAAAACAACCTGCGCTACCTGCGCGTGAGCGAGGGCGACGACTTCGTCGGCATCCAGACCTACAACCGCACCCTGCTCGGCCCCGACGGCCCCGCGCCCGCCCCCGAGGGCTCGCTCCTCAACCCCCAGGGCGAGGAGATCTGGCCCTGGGCTATCGGCGCGGTTATCCGCCAGGCCTGGGACACCGTCAAGGTGCCGATCATCGTCACCGAGAACGGTCTCAACACCGCCGACGACGCCCAGCGCGTCGACTTCCTGCGCACCGCCATCGCCGAGGTCGGCAAGTGCGTGAGCGACGGCATCCCCGTGGGCGGCTACATGTGTTGGTCCGCCATGGACAACTTCGAGTGGATCTTCGGCTACGGCCCCAAGTTCGGGATCATCGCCGTGGACCGCGTCACCCAGGAGCGCACCCTCAAGGAGTCCGCGCGCGTGCTCGGCGAGATCGCCCGCAGCAACGGGGCCGTACTCGCCTGA
- a CDS encoding MFS transporter: protein MSAPTDTTTGAEPDQTDLDAAELEAITRKFGNPRTTIWLVLVAAIGGYIMMMGMGTALQLRLSVINEELATLVFSRATSLSALLMLVVVPIVGALSDRTLSRFGRRRPWIVGGYLVALLSFFVIGNTTSSVVIIAAYIIGIASAQAGFNAYSVIPVEGVPGNMRGRIMGVMGLCGALAMSAGAYIAGALVDISTVLLMTVPPVLAIICALPLLVLYKDPRHDREEIPQGGTLDMFAHMFVNPVKHPNFGLVWLSRFLAGAGMAAFLSFFVLYLIIRLHMTPSDAGAMAGRLSLMSAPVSILVFTGSGWISDKLGMLRPLVALAAVIMSVGLVVAATSTTITGFTIAWMIFAIGQPMYLTVDLALCAKVLPNEADAGKDMAVFGLALNLGNVLVPAIAPTLLGPASDNYPLLWGVAAVLCVVGALLMPLVRGVK from the coding sequence ATGAGCGCACCCACTGACACCACCACCGGAGCCGAACCCGACCAGACGGACCTCGACGCCGCCGAGCTCGAGGCCATCACCCGCAAGTTCGGCAACCCCCGCACAACCATCTGGCTCGTACTCGTTGCCGCCATCGGCGGCTACATCATGATGATGGGCATGGGCACGGCCCTCCAGCTGCGCCTGAGCGTCATCAACGAGGAGCTCGCCACCCTCGTCTTCTCCCGGGCCACCTCCCTGTCCGCCCTGCTCATGCTCGTCGTCGTGCCCATCGTCGGAGCCCTGAGCGACCGCACCCTCTCGCGCTTCGGGCGCCGCCGCCCCTGGATCGTCGGCGGCTACCTCGTCGCCCTCCTGAGCTTCTTCGTCATCGGCAACACGACGAGCTCCGTCGTCATCATCGCCGCCTACATCATCGGCATCGCCTCCGCCCAGGCCGGCTTCAACGCCTACTCCGTCATCCCCGTCGAGGGCGTGCCCGGCAACATGCGCGGGCGCATCATGGGCGTCATGGGTCTGTGCGGCGCGCTGGCCATGAGTGCCGGCGCCTACATCGCCGGAGCCCTCGTCGACATCTCCACCGTCCTGCTCATGACCGTGCCTCCGGTCCTCGCCATCATCTGCGCCCTGCCGCTGCTCGTCCTCTACAAGGACCCGCGCCACGACCGTGAGGAGATCCCCCAGGGCGGCACCCTCGACATGTTCGCCCACATGTTCGTCAACCCGGTCAAGCACCCCAACTTCGGTCTCGTCTGGCTCTCCCGCTTCCTCGCCGGTGCCGGCATGGCCGCCTTCCTCAGCTTCTTCGTCCTGTACCTCATCATCCGGCTCCACATGACCCCCTCCGACGCCGGTGCCATGGCCGGGCGCCTGTCCCTCATGAGCGCGCCGGTCTCCATCCTCGTGTTCACCGGCTCCGGCTGGATCTCCGACAAGCTCGGCATGCTCCGTCCCCTGGTCGCCCTGGCCGCCGTCATCATGAGCGTGGGCCTCGTCGTCGCCGCCACGTCCACCACCATCACCGGCTTCACCATCGCCTGGATGATCTTCGCCATTGGCCAGCCCATGTACCTCACCGTCGACCTCGCCCTGTGCGCCAAGGTACTGCCCAACGAGGCCGACGCGGGCAAGGACATGGCCGTCTTCGGCCTGGCCCTCAACCTTGGTAACGTCCTCGTACCTGCCATCGCCCCGACCCTGCTCGGCCCGGCCTCCGACAACTACCCGCTCCTGTGGGGCGTGGCGGCCGTCCTGTGCGTGGTCGGCGCCCTCCTCATGCCCCTCGTGCGCGGCGTCAAGTGA
- a CDS encoding TetR/AcrR family transcriptional regulator, whose product MTTSPVPPPDGRTRYANGGRRRAEIVEAASAVFAEQGFQNLSMRQIADAIGVSHTLLRHHFGRKEAILEAVLTRREEIDQQWRTSLLQEHSALDAISLTMARNATTPGLIQLDALMHAEAVNPEHPAHDYVVGLAQRFRAQLIADLRAEQEAGRVRADVDVEAAALCLACLIEGVQLEWLLDRSVDMAAVVGFFVDHLRA is encoded by the coding sequence ATGACCACCAGCCCTGTCCCCCCACCCGATGGCCGCACTCGCTACGCCAACGGGGGACGCCGTCGTGCCGAGATCGTCGAGGCCGCCTCCGCCGTCTTCGCGGAGCAGGGCTTCCAGAACCTCTCCATGCGTCAGATCGCCGACGCCATCGGCGTGAGTCACACGCTCCTACGCCACCACTTCGGACGTAAGGAGGCGATCCTCGAGGCCGTCCTTACCCGCCGCGAGGAGATCGACCAGCAGTGGCGCACCTCGCTGCTCCAGGAGCACAGCGCGCTCGACGCCATCTCGCTCACCATGGCCCGCAATGCCACAACCCCCGGCCTCATCCAGCTCGACGCCCTCATGCACGCCGAGGCCGTCAACCCCGAGCACCCGGCCCACGACTATGTCGTCGGCCTTGCCCAGCGCTTCCGCGCCCAGCTGATCGCGGACCTGCGCGCCGAGCAGGAGGCCGGTCGCGTGCGCGCCGACGTCGACGTCGAGGCGGCAGCCCTGTGCCTGGCCTGCCTCATCGAGGGCGTCCAGCTCGAGTGGCTGCTCGACCGCTCAGTGGACATGGCGGCCGTCGTCGGCTTCTTCGTCGACCACCTACGCGCCTGA
- a CDS encoding alpha-L-rhamnosidase, with the protein MTTNALPTATLLTEAAPQPHDAVGPLSAPVRLRADHHRAGATVLGGTGATPALSWEMPTAPAGWEQAAAEIEVTHGPVGGPTITESVVLDGPSTLFSPWPLTPLASRERATWRVRVTGTDGTVSDWSAPAVVETGLLERSDWSARPITAPGNTRTDPAPVLVRRLTVPEGTTAARLHLTAGGTYEAFIDGVKVGTDELAPGWTEYRDRLLVQTHDVTTALTPGEHEVAVVLGNGWYRGHLTWAKREAVYGDRLWLLAQLELTGPDGTTTVGTDERWTWRPSNVSANDLYDGQDVDLRLPALGSADAEAQVELLPLPEQALEPTTLQMPTVIGEVRPVEVITTPSGRTVLDLGQNLTGHVRLTVTGEAGTVLTLRHAEVLERGEMGMRPLRGAACTDRVTLSGGHDVVAFTLTQHGFRYVEVDGFPGDGETLAQAVTARVVSSGMERAAWFDSSHALVNRLVENTRWSTIDNFITVPTDCPQRDERLGWTGDIGAFAPTSLSLYDAAGFLASWAKDLAWAQTPDGAMPVVSPDVLGGTKLTCAWGDAITLVPWAAYEATGDPALLASTVEAMARFVDGVAAVAGPSRLWRGGFQFGDWLDPDAAPDNPADAKADPDVVATAYFARSAAITARAFAVLGEAGRAAHYEALSAQVRRAYLDAYVTTDGLMLSDCATVYAQALAWDLLDTPRRVAGAGQRLADLVRLRSFRISTGFVGTPLVPAALVKGGQAATAVRLVLERQCPSWLYPVTMGATTIWERWDSMLPTGEINPGEMTSFNHYALGAVTQWLITDLAGLAVAAPGGTALRVAPVVGHGFSHASVVRRLPVGTARVEWALDGDRLEVRVEVPVGARAELALPGAEPETVGHGRHERTVTVPAEVLGRSGAPVMTVRDLIDDEEAWTRCVEAAAGTHGAYMEDPAATLTRFLTKELDTTARIVPGAATMYGFIPGMEETAAALTAVIDEVAPQAAEVPAAQRG; encoded by the coding sequence GTGACCACCAACGCGCTGCCCACGGCTACCCTGCTCACCGAAGCCGCACCCCAGCCGCACGACGCCGTCGGCCCCCTCAGCGCCCCCGTGCGCCTGCGCGCCGACCACCACCGCGCCGGTGCCACCGTCCTGGGCGGCACCGGCGCCACCCCCGCCCTGTCCTGGGAGATGCCCACCGCGCCTGCCGGCTGGGAGCAGGCCGCCGCCGAGATCGAGGTGACCCACGGACCCGTCGGCGGCCCGACGATCACCGAATCCGTCGTCCTCGACGGCCCCTCCACCCTCTTCAGCCCCTGGCCTCTGACCCCCCTCGCCTCCCGCGAGCGCGCCACCTGGCGCGTGCGCGTCACCGGCACCGACGGCACCGTCTCCGACTGGTCGGCCCCCGCCGTCGTCGAGACCGGCCTGCTCGAGCGCTCCGACTGGAGCGCCAGGCCCATCACCGCCCCCGGCAACACCCGCACCGACCCCGCCCCCGTCCTCGTACGCCGCCTCACCGTCCCCGAGGGCACCACCGCCGCCCGTCTGCACCTGACGGCAGGTGGCACATACGAGGCTTTCATCGACGGCGTCAAGGTCGGCACCGACGAGCTGGCCCCCGGCTGGACCGAGTACCGCGACCGCCTCCTCGTCCAGACCCACGACGTCACCACCGCCCTGACCCCGGGCGAGCACGAGGTCGCCGTCGTCCTGGGTAACGGGTGGTACCGAGGCCACCTCACCTGGGCCAAGCGCGAGGCGGTCTACGGTGACCGGCTCTGGCTCCTCGCCCAACTCGAGCTCACCGGGCCCGACGGCACCACCACCGTCGGCACCGACGAGCGGTGGACCTGGCGCCCCTCGAACGTCAGCGCCAACGACCTCTACGACGGCCAGGACGTGGACCTGCGTCTGCCCGCGCTCGGCTCGGCCGACGCCGAAGCGCAGGTCGAGCTCCTGCCCCTGCCCGAGCAGGCGCTCGAGCCCACGACCCTTCAGATGCCGACCGTCATCGGCGAGGTCAGGCCCGTCGAGGTCATCACCACACCCTCGGGCCGCACGGTCCTCGACCTGGGCCAGAACCTCACCGGCCACGTGCGCCTGACGGTGACCGGCGAGGCCGGCACGGTCCTCACGCTGCGCCACGCCGAGGTCCTCGAGCGCGGCGAGATGGGCATGCGCCCGCTGCGCGGGGCGGCCTGCACTGACCGGGTGACGCTGTCCGGCGGTCACGACGTCGTCGCCTTCACCCTCACCCAGCACGGCTTCCGCTACGTCGAGGTGGACGGCTTCCCCGGCGACGGCGAGACCCTGGCCCAGGCGGTCACCGCCCGGGTCGTCTCCTCCGGCATGGAGCGGGCCGCCTGGTTCGACTCCTCCCACGCCCTGGTCAACAGGCTCGTGGAGAATACGCGCTGGTCCACCATCGACAACTTCATCACCGTTCCCACGGACTGCCCGCAGCGCGACGAGCGCCTGGGCTGGACCGGTGACATCGGCGCCTTCGCCCCAACCTCCCTGTCCCTCTACGACGCCGCTGGCTTCCTCGCCTCCTGGGCGAAGGACCTCGCCTGGGCGCAGACGCCCGACGGCGCCATGCCCGTCGTCTCCCCGGACGTCCTGGGGGGCACGAAGCTCACCTGCGCCTGGGGCGACGCCATCACATTGGTGCCATGGGCCGCCTACGAGGCGACCGGCGATCCGGCGCTGCTCGCATCCACGGTCGAGGCCATGGCCCGCTTCGTCGACGGCGTCGCGGCCGTCGCCGGGCCCTCGCGCCTGTGGCGCGGCGGCTTCCAGTTCGGCGACTGGCTCGACCCGGACGCCGCACCCGATAACCCGGCCGACGCCAAGGCGGACCCCGACGTCGTCGCCACCGCCTACTTCGCACGCAGCGCGGCGATCACCGCCCGCGCCTTCGCCGTCCTGGGCGAGGCCGGGCGCGCCGCCCACTACGAGGCTCTGTCCGCCCAGGTGCGCCGGGCCTACCTGGACGCCTATGTCACGACGGACGGGCTCATGCTCTCCGACTGCGCCACCGTCTACGCCCAGGCCCTGGCGTGGGACCTGCTCGACACGCCGCGGCGCGTGGCCGGGGCGGGCCAGCGGCTGGCCGACCTTGTACGCCTGCGCTCCTTCCGCATCTCGACGGGCTTCGTCGGCACGCCGCTCGTGCCGGCCGCGCTCGTCAAGGGCGGCCAGGCGGCAACGGCCGTGCGCCTGGTGCTGGAGAGGCAGTGCCCGAGCTGGCTCTACCCGGTGACGATGGGGGCGACGACGATCTGGGAGCGCTGGGACTCCATGCTGCCCACCGGGGAGATCAACCCCGGTGAGATGACCTCCTTCAACCACTACGCACTGGGTGCCGTCACCCAGTGGCTCATCACGGATCTGGCGGGACTGGCCGTGGCCGCGCCGGGCGGGACGGCACTGCGGGTCGCGCCCGTCGTCGGACACGGCTTCAGCCACGCCTCGGTGGTGCGCCGCCTGCCCGTGGGCACGGCGCGCGTGGAGTGGGCGCTGGACGGGGACCGGCTGGAGGTGCGCGTGGAGGTCCCGGTGGGCGCACGCGCCGAGCTGGCCCTGCCGGGTGCCGAGCCCGAGACGGTGGGTCACGGTCGCCACGAGCGCACGGTCACGGTCCCGGCCGAGGTACTGGGCCGCTCCGGCGCCCCGGTCATGACGGTGCGTGACCTCATCGACGACGAGGAGGCCTGGACGCGGTGCGTCGAGGCGGCGGCCGGCACGCACGGCGCCTACATGGAGGACCCGGCGGCAACCCTCACCCGGTTCCTCACGAAGGAGCTGGACACGACGGCGAGGATCGTGCCCGGAGCGGCGACGATGTACGGCTTCATCCCGGGGATGGAGGAGACGGCGGCCGCGCTCACCGCCGTCATTGACGAGGTGGCCCCGCAGGCTGCAGAGGTCCCGGCGGCCCAGCGCGGCTGA
- a CDS encoding MFS transporter encodes MSAPVTPPTGGSPDIEEPSRPGTSMKYLGGRPYRQYLIAYIIAGAFLFMNYSALPSILLPNQIQTIEFQHFFSAYPQVTAEVLQQLSGGTYTGADAAELTEVYHQYNAARAASMSLVASIGTFFTMFAQPIVGVVSDRWRSRWGRRSFWIAFGGFAGAIMMIAMRFSTTVGMIAVTWVIAQILLNVMQAPLTTTVADRIKEDKLATVSAIAGMGTMGGAMLGSIIAGNAFNAIGLDAYYIFVVLTVFGAAVFVLMAKDRSSLDLALPPFSWKDFLIGFTVALRDADYRWVWLARFIFFLGATLTTTFSLFVLQSYIQPALTQAEANTYAPLLSLCTLPGMLISMIVSGKLSDRIGKRKIFVIGSTVAAMGLLLLPIFWPTLPSLFIQTTLNGFALGAFMTVDQALFIDVLPDKDAAGRDLGVANVATNIGQTLAPVLAGVIVAQIVGPAGYRAVYIAAFICMLIAALAIVPVRKVR; translated from the coding sequence ATGTCAGCACCCGTCACACCCCCCACCGGTGGCAGCCCGGACATCGAGGAGCCCTCACGCCCCGGCACCTCGATGAAGTACCTCGGCGGCCGCCCCTACCGCCAGTACCTCATCGCCTACATCATCGCCGGCGCCTTCCTCTTCATGAACTACTCGGCGCTGCCCTCGATCCTCCTGCCCAACCAGATCCAGACGATCGAGTTCCAACACTTCTTCTCCGCCTACCCGCAGGTGACGGCCGAGGTGCTTCAGCAGTTGTCCGGCGGCACCTACACGGGCGCCGACGCCGCCGAGCTCACCGAGGTCTACCACCAGTACAACGCCGCCCGCGCCGCCTCGATGTCCCTTGTGGCCTCCATCGGCACCTTCTTCACGATGTTCGCCCAGCCGATCGTCGGCGTCGTCTCCGACCGCTGGCGCTCGCGCTGGGGCCGTCGCTCCTTCTGGATCGCCTTCGGCGGCTTCGCCGGAGCCATCATGATGATCGCGATGCGCTTCTCGACGACCGTCGGCATGATCGCCGTCACCTGGGTCATCGCGCAGATCCTTCTCAACGTCATGCAGGCTCCCCTGACCACCACCGTCGCGGACCGCATCAAGGAGGACAAGCTCGCCACCGTCTCCGCCATCGCCGGCATGGGCACGATGGGCGGCGCGATGCTCGGCTCGATCATCGCCGGCAACGCCTTCAACGCCATCGGGTTGGACGCCTACTACATCTTCGTCGTCCTGACAGTCTTCGGCGCGGCCGTCTTCGTCCTCATGGCCAAGGATCGCTCCTCCCTCGACCTCGCGCTGCCGCCATTCAGCTGGAAGGACTTCCTCATCGGCTTCACCGTCGCACTGCGCGACGCCGACTACCGCTGGGTGTGGCTCGCCCGCTTCATCTTCTTCCTCGGCGCGACACTGACGACCACCTTCTCGCTCTTCGTCCTGCAGTCCTACATCCAGCCCGCGCTCACGCAGGCCGAGGCCAACACCTACGCCCCCTTGCTCAGCCTGTGCACCCTGCCCGGCATGCTCATCTCGATGATCGTCTCCGGCAAGCTCTCGGACCGCATCGGCAAGCGCAAGATCTTCGTCATCGGCTCCACCGTCGCCGCGATGGGCCTCCTGCTCCTGCCGATCTTCTGGCCCACGCTGCCCTCGCTGTTCATCCAGACCACCCTCAACGGCTTCGCCCTCGGCGCCTTCATGACGGTTGACCAGGCCCTGTTCATCGACGTCCTGCCGGACAAGGACGCCGCCGGCCGTGACCTCGGCGTCGCCAACGTCGCCACAAACATCGGCCAGACCCTCGCCCCGGTGCTCGCCGGCGTCATCGTCGCCCAGATCGTCGGCCCCGCCGGCTACCGCGCGGTCTACATCGCCGCCTTCATCTGCATGCTCATCGCAGCCCTGGCCATCGTCCCGGTGAGGAAGGTCAGATGA